The following proteins are encoded in a genomic region of Actinomadura sp. NAK00032:
- a CDS encoding FmdB family zinc ribbon protein codes for MPTYQYVCTECGEPLEVVQKFSDNALTECPACSGKLRKVFSAAGIIFKGSGFYRTDSRGSGKSSSTAGSSSGASSNGSSGGSSNGSSGDSGSAGSAGSSSSSSGSSSSGGDSSSSSKSSSSEKVA; via the coding sequence GTGCCGACGTATCAGTACGTTTGCACCGAGTGCGGCGAGCCGCTGGAGGTCGTGCAGAAGTTCAGCGACAACGCGCTGACCGAATGCCCGGCGTGCAGCGGCAAGCTCCGCAAGGTCTTCTCCGCGGCGGGGATCATCTTCAAGGGGTCGGGCTTCTACCGCACCGACAGCCGCGGCTCCGGCAAGTCGTCCTCGACCGCGGGCTCGTCGTCGGGCGCCTCGTCCAACGGCTCGTCGGGCGGTTCGTCCAACGGCTCTTCGGGCGACTCCGGTTCGGCGGGCTCGGCGGGGTCGTCCTCGTCGTCCTCCGGCTCGTCGTCGTCCGGCGGCGACTCCTCGTCGTCCAGCAAGTCCTCGTCGTCCGAAAAGGTCGCCTGA
- a CDS encoding potassium/proton antiporter produces MHLDIWLLLGAALVLCAIIAVRLSHKAGLPTLLAYMALGLFIGESGPLHIHFDDAELAETLGLAALVLILAEGGITTDWRRMRPSVPAAVSVSIIGTLISIGIVAAAAIWLIGMDWRPAFLLGAVLAPTDAAAVFSVLRRLPLPSRLMGLLEGESGFNDAPVVIIVVTLSAHSAAPNLAELLGVMVYELVAGAVIGIAIGWLGAQGLRRIALPASGLYPIAVLSLAVGSYGMASLLHASGFLAVYVSAVVLGNSRLPHRPATRGFAEGVGWLAQIGLFVMLGLLADPGDLPGQIVPALIVGFVLLLVARPVSVVLSTIGFKLTWGEKVFTSWAGLRGAVPIVLATIPMVADIPNADRLFAIVFNIVVLFTLLQGPTLPLVARWCRLSSDEQTRELDVEAAPLEELHADLLEVRIPADSMLSGVEIFELRLPPGASVTLIVREGSSFVPEPTTPLQSGDTLLVVTTDSVRETAERRLRAVSRKGKLAGWFGETGT; encoded by the coding sequence GTGCATCTCGACATCTGGCTACTCCTCGGGGCCGCGCTCGTACTCTGCGCCATCATCGCGGTCAGGCTGTCCCACAAGGCGGGACTCCCGACCCTGCTGGCGTACATGGCCCTCGGCCTCTTCATCGGCGAGTCCGGTCCCCTCCACATCCACTTCGACGACGCCGAACTCGCCGAGACGCTCGGGCTCGCCGCCCTGGTCCTGATCCTCGCGGAAGGCGGCATCACCACCGACTGGCGGCGCATGCGGCCGTCGGTGCCCGCCGCGGTCAGCGTGTCCATCATCGGCACCCTGATCAGCATCGGCATCGTGGCGGCCGCCGCCATCTGGCTCATCGGCATGGACTGGCGCCCGGCGTTCCTGCTCGGCGCCGTGCTCGCGCCGACCGACGCCGCGGCCGTGTTCTCCGTGCTGCGCCGATTGCCCCTGCCCTCCCGGCTGATGGGCCTGCTGGAGGGCGAGTCCGGCTTCAACGACGCCCCCGTCGTCATCATCGTGGTCACGCTGAGCGCCCACAGCGCCGCCCCCAACCTGGCCGAACTGCTCGGCGTGATGGTCTACGAACTGGTCGCGGGCGCCGTCATCGGCATCGCCATCGGCTGGCTCGGCGCGCAGGGGCTGCGCCGCATCGCGCTGCCCGCGTCCGGCCTCTACCCCATCGCGGTGCTGTCGCTGGCCGTCGGCTCCTACGGCATGGCGTCGCTGCTGCACGCGAGCGGGTTCCTCGCCGTCTACGTGAGCGCGGTGGTGCTCGGGAACTCCCGGCTCCCGCACCGTCCCGCCACCCGAGGCTTCGCGGAGGGCGTCGGATGGCTCGCCCAGATCGGGCTGTTCGTGATGCTCGGGCTGCTGGCCGACCCCGGCGACCTCCCCGGCCAGATCGTGCCCGCGCTGATCGTCGGGTTCGTGCTGCTGCTGGTCGCCCGTCCGGTATCGGTCGTGCTGTCCACGATCGGGTTCAAGCTGACCTGGGGCGAGAAGGTCTTCACCTCCTGGGCCGGGCTGCGCGGCGCCGTGCCGATCGTCCTCGCGACCATCCCGATGGTCGCCGACATCCCGAACGCCGATCGACTGTTCGCGATCGTCTTCAACATCGTCGTCCTGTTCACCCTGCTCCAGGGGCCGACGCTGCCGCTCGTCGCGCGCTGGTGCCGGCTGTCCAGCGACGAGCAGACCCGCGAACTGGACGTGGAGGCGGCGCCGCTGGAGGAACTGCACGCCGACCTGCTGGAGGTCCGGATCCCGGCCGACTCGATGCTGAGCGGCGTGGAGATCTTCGAGCTGCGGCTGCCGCCGGGCGCGTCCGTCACCCTCATCGTGCGTGAAGGGTCGAGCTTCGTCCCCGAACCCACCACGCCCTTGCAGTCCGGTGACACGCTCCTGGTCGTGACCACCGACTCCGTGCGCGAGACGGCGGAGCGGCGGCTGCGCGCGGTCAGCCGCAAGGGCAAGCTGGCGGGCTGGTTCGGCGAGACCGGCACCTGA
- a CDS encoding 5-formyltetrahydrofolate cyclo-ligase: protein MQDIVSKTDLRTELLARRAAMRPEERSAAARPIRDALLSVPEVEMAGTIAAYASIGDEPDTRSLLFALWKRGTYVLLPILLPDGDLDWASYEGPDSLVPGARGCLEPSEPPRGPGAIAGADVVLTPAVAVDRTGVRLGRGGGSYDRALARVGPAILTVALLYDGELVDALPAEPHDQRVRAVATPSGGLVRLD, encoded by the coding sequence GTGCAGGACATCGTTTCGAAGACCGATCTCCGGACGGAATTGCTGGCCCGGCGTGCGGCGATGCGACCGGAGGAGCGCTCCGCGGCCGCGCGGCCGATCCGCGACGCGCTGCTGTCGGTCCCCGAGGTGGAGATGGCGGGGACCATCGCGGCGTACGCGTCCATCGGCGACGAACCCGACACGCGCAGCCTGCTGTTCGCGCTGTGGAAACGCGGCACGTACGTGCTGCTCCCGATCCTGCTGCCGGACGGCGATCTCGACTGGGCGTCCTATGAGGGGCCCGACTCGCTGGTGCCGGGGGCGCGCGGGTGCCTGGAGCCGTCCGAGCCGCCGCGCGGGCCTGGCGCCATCGCCGGCGCGGACGTCGTCCTGACCCCGGCGGTCGCCGTCGACCGGACCGGGGTGCGCCTCGGCCGCGGCGGCGGCTCCTACGACCGGGCGCTCGCGCGTGTCGGCCCGGCGATCCTGACGGTGGCGCTGCTGTACGACGGCGAACTGGTGGACGCGCTGCCGGCCGAGCCGCACGACCAGCGCGTCCGGGCCGTCGCCACGCCGTCGGGCGGGCTCGTCCGGCTGGACTGA